The proteins below come from a single Streptomyces sp. M92 genomic window:
- a CDS encoding DUF5708 family protein, producing MKGLAERLLWEGGGTFVAGLVLWMFAGDVDVPVVDLTKAGVVMMCVGGAQTVWGLFRSARRRSAG from the coding sequence ATGAAGGGCCTGGCGGAACGTTTGCTGTGGGAGGGCGGCGGCACCTTCGTGGCCGGCCTCGTCCTCTGGATGTTCGCGGGGGACGTGGACGTCCCCGTCGTCGACCTGACGAAGGCCGGCGTCGTGATGATGTGCGTCGGCGGCGCGCAGACCGTCTGGGGCCTGTTCCGGTCGGCGCGCCGGCGCTCGGCCGGTTAG
- a CDS encoding cob(I)yrinic acid a,c-diamide adenosyltransferase: protein MVNLTRIYTRTGDQGTTALGDMSRVPKTDLRISAYADANEANAVIGTAIALGALHEEVVKVLVRVQNDLFDVGADLSTPVVENPEFPPLRVEQFYVDKLEADCDRFLAEVEKLRSFILPGGTPGAALLHQACTVVRRAERSTWAALEAHGETMNPLTATYLNRLSDLLFILARVANKEVGDVLWVPGGER, encoded by the coding sequence ATGGTCAACCTGACGCGCATCTACACCCGGACCGGCGACCAGGGCACCACCGCCCTCGGCGACATGAGCCGGGTCCCCAAGACCGACCTGAGGATCTCCGCGTACGCCGACGCCAACGAGGCGAACGCGGTGATCGGCACGGCGATCGCTCTCGGCGCCCTGCACGAGGAGGTCGTCAAGGTCCTCGTCCGCGTCCAGAACGACCTGTTCGACGTGGGCGCGGACCTGTCGACGCCGGTGGTGGAGAACCCGGAGTTCCCGCCCCTGCGGGTCGAGCAGTTCTACGTCGACAAGCTGGAGGCGGACTGCGACCGCTTCCTGGCCGAGGTGGAGAAGCTCCGCTCCTTCATCCTGCCGGGCGGCACGCCCGGCGCGGCCCTGCTGCACCAGGCGTGCACGGTGGTCCGGCGGGCCGAGCGCTCGACGTGGGCGGCCCTGGAGGCCCACGGCGAGACGATGAACCCGCTCACCGCGACCTACCTGAACCGTCTCTCCGACCTGCTCTTCATCCTGGCCCGGGTGGCCAACAAGGAGGTCGGCGACGTGCTGTGGGTGCCGGGCGGGGAGCGCTAA
- a CDS encoding 3-hydroxyacyl-CoA dehydrogenase family protein has protein sequence MARKLAVIGAGLMGSGIAQVSAQAGWDVVLRDVTDEALRRGTDGIKASYDKFVAKGKLAADEAEAALARITATTDLDAAADADVVVEAVFEKLEVKHEIFRALDKLVKDEAILASNTSAIPITKIAAVTERPERVVGTHFFSPVPMMQLCELVRGYKTSDETLATAREFAESTGKTCIVVNRDVAGFVTTRLISALVVEAAKLYESGVATAEDIDLACKLGFGHAMGPLATADLTGVDILLHATGNIYTESQDEKFAPPELMRRMVDAGDIGRKSGQGFYKH, from the coding sequence GTGGCACGGAAGCTCGCCGTCATCGGAGCCGGTCTCATGGGGTCGGGCATCGCCCAGGTCTCCGCCCAGGCGGGCTGGGACGTCGTCCTGCGAGACGTCACCGACGAGGCGCTGCGGCGCGGCACCGACGGCATCAAGGCCTCGTACGACAAGTTCGTCGCCAAGGGCAAGCTGGCCGCCGACGAGGCCGAGGCGGCCCTCGCGCGCATCACCGCCACCACCGACCTGGACGCCGCCGCCGACGCGGACGTCGTCGTCGAGGCCGTCTTCGAGAAGCTGGAAGTCAAGCACGAGATCTTCCGCGCGCTCGACAAGCTGGTGAAGGACGAGGCGATCCTCGCCTCCAACACCTCCGCCATCCCGATCACCAAGATCGCGGCCGTGACCGAGCGCCCCGAGCGGGTCGTCGGCACCCACTTCTTCTCGCCGGTCCCGATGATGCAGCTGTGCGAGCTGGTGCGCGGCTACAAGACCAGTGACGAAACGCTCGCCACCGCCCGGGAGTTCGCCGAGTCCACCGGCAAGACCTGCATCGTCGTCAACCGCGACGTCGCCGGCTTCGTCACCACCCGCCTCATCTCCGCCCTCGTCGTCGAGGCCGCGAAGCTGTACGAGTCGGGCGTCGCCACCGCCGAGGACATCGACCTCGCCTGCAAGCTGGGCTTCGGACACGCCATGGGACCGCTGGCCACCGCCGACCTGACGGGCGTCGACATCCTGCTGCACGCCACCGGCAACATCTACACCGAGTCCCAGGACGAGAAGTTCGCCCCGCCGGAGCTGATGCGCCGGATGGTGGACGCCGGTGACATCGGCCGCAAGAGCGGGCAGGGCTTCTACAAGCACTGA
- a CDS encoding STAS domain-containing protein: MHIRGDHVELVVGGRLDVRSAADARTVLHSAVDDGVGDLVLDLSELDSWDATGLGVIMGAHRRAGRCGRRLVLRGVPPQMQRLLVATRLHRILAIEGGIGVETLPRV, from the coding sequence ATGCACATCAGGGGCGACCACGTCGAGCTGGTCGTCGGGGGCCGCCTCGACGTCCGCAGCGCGGCGGACGCCCGTACGGTCCTGCACTCGGCCGTCGACGACGGAGTCGGCGACCTGGTGCTGGACCTGTCCGAACTGGACTCCTGGGACGCCACCGGACTCGGTGTGATCATGGGAGCCCACCGGCGGGCCGGCCGCTGCGGCCGCCGGCTGGTGCTGCGCGGTGTACCGCCGCAGATGCAGCGCCTGCTGGTGGCCACCCGGCTGCACCGGATCCTCGCCATCGAGGGCGGCATCGGCGTGGAGACCCTGCCCAGGGTGTGA